CAGTTCCAGGGACAATCTCAGGGTCAGCCCCAGGTTCAggttcagcagcagcagcagcagcagcagcagccccagGCTCAGACTCAGGGTCAGCCCCCCGCTGTCGCTTCTCAGCCTGCTTCTCAGCAGCAAGCTGCCCCTCCTACCGCGCCCCTGGgccccaaggaggacaaggccATCCCTACCGCTCCTCAGGGCTTCCAGGGCCCTCCCCACTCGGGTCCCTACGGCTACCAGCCCGGCCCCGTGCACGTATCGCCCAACCACACGATCCCTCCCATGGATGAGAACGCGCGACTGGCCAAGCGAAATGAGATGATCAGCAAGCGAAAGCCACACAACAATCTCATGACCGGCGGTGACAAGGACTTTGTGCTGCGagtccagctccagcagatgGTCACCGAGGACCCTTACAACGAGGACTTTTACTACCAGGTGCACTCGGCCATCAACGTGCGATCCAACCCCAACCAGCCGCTCGACGCCTTTGCGCGAACGTACCTGTACCAGCGGGGTCAGCGGGGCCGACGGGCCCGCGGCAACGAGAACGGCCTGCAAcgtctgcagcagcaggtccACAAGGCCGTGCAGTTTGTCAAGGACcaccccaagaaggactccATTATCTCCCAGGGTGCTCTCGGTAAGATTCACCTTGGCAGCAACAAGGGTCCTCGACAGGCTCTCGACCTGCGAAAACGAGATGATACTCCCGACGCCGACAACTCTACTGAGGCTCCTACTGAGGGAGTTTCTGCCACCCCCGAACTTCGATCTGCTACCCCCGtggccaccaccaccaccaccaccgatGCCATTCGATCCATCACCACGTCAATCTCCAAGTTCAACCTTCAGGGCGGCTCGTACGTGTCTGCTAACGACAAGCGAGGTATTCTGCGGGCCATTGAGAACGTGTACATTGTGCTGCTACGTCTGGAGGCTGCAGAGAGAACCCAGCCCGAAGACGACCTGTCCGACGAGTTCCAGGTGTGGAAGGGAGAAAAAGACGCGCTGGTGACCCAGCTGTGGCGTGAGCTGCAGATTACTGCGCCCATCGACCAGGCCGACGGCTCGCTGCACCCCTTCATTGCCATGCTCTCGCATGCCAAGTGCAAGAAGGCCATTCCCCGAGTTTTCCGGCATATTTCTGCCGAGCAGCGGCTCACCATTCTGACCATGATCATGGCCCACATTGGCGATTTGGACGTGGTCAAGAATGGCCACTACAGCGGCGAGGAGTCGAACCTGCCCGCCAAGTCGCGGGAGGCCATTGAGGTCTTCTCTCAGACCGTCCTTCCTCCTCTGGTGCAGTACATTTCTGAGGCCGAGTACGGCGTCATTGTGGGTCTGCtggagttgatgatggaTCGAAATgacactgctgctgttgtcaagaccaaggTTGGATCTGCATTTGTGACTGTTTTGATTTCCCGGGCCGAGCTGATCAACCAGGAGGGCTCTGTTTCTGCCGAAGATGAGGAGACCTGGAACCGCATTTTCAACCGTGTTTTCGGCATTGTTCAGCGCAACAATCTCAACTCCCTGTTCCCTCCTCGAAATGTGGACGATTCTTACGTGTGGCAGTTCCTGGCGTCCATCGCCTTGGCTGCGAAGATTGATCACCAACGTGTTATGGTTGACGATGTGCGGGACAAGATCTTTGGTACTATgaacgaggccaaggctcttCCGCCAGATCTGTCGCAGCAGAAGATTAACAATCTGAACCTGTTCCTTAACGTCATGGGTCTCAATGCGACCACTTCGGAGATTGGTGAGTTGCAGGGGTGATTAGATGAGGGAGCAGTGGTTATGTAAAATAGGATTTTTGAGAAAAAGATGATTTGACCGTTTGACCGTGGTGAGCGTGTTAGATAGATAGGAGACGAGACTGCGTAGGGGCTCAGTGGAAAAGTTCATGATAGACATTGTGGAAGTGGTAGTACAACTAGACGGCGGCACGAAGGTACCGGACTGGCGTGGGAACTGGTTGGGAACCGGGGTCCCGAACTCAAGACTCTTCCAGTCTAGATTCAGAGTCGTCAACCAGGCTTCGAAGATATCCATTAGGGAGCATTTTGAAGAGTGCTGACATGGTATTGGCCTTTGATCTAGCGAAACATCTTTGGGCAAGGTCCATGAAGAGCACTGATGGTTACGCTCCAGGTCGACGGATGATGGCTACGGGACCCAGGATGCTCTGGTATGAGCACGAGGAAAAGGGAGCAGCAACTTCTGAGGTGTTTTGTCAACTTCTTGAGGTTTGTCAACTTTGAGAGTGTTTGTCAACTTCTGAGGTGTTTGGTCAACTTCTGAGCTCTGGAATCAGCAGCTTCATCcgtcatcttctccaagtcGCACGGTGGATAACTTCGGGAAGATCACTTGCAGTTGTTCTGAGGACAAATATCGATTGCTGTTGGATTGTGGATTATTCTTGTCAACTATTCAGCCATTGCTCGATCTACTTGGATCTACGTGGCTCCTCTACAGTCCATACAGTAGTGTAATCTCTGCCGAGGGGTTCTCatcatactgtagtcgGCTACATGAT
This genomic interval from Yarrowia lipolytica chromosome 1E, complete sequence contains the following:
- a CDS encoding uncharacterized protein (Compare to YALI0E19514g, similar to Saccharomyces cerevisiae PAT1 (YCR077C); ancestral locus Anc_6.350, weakly similar to DEHA0C09724g Debaryomyces hansenii and uniprot|P25644 Saccharomyces cerevisiae YCR077c (PAT1) topoisomerase II-associated protein) → MSFFGIAQPNQGNVQEYEFDDTYDDNLGGQLDESGDAFNDETFGGEASVGRDFDFHGETAKISYAIDEDQVAYERRAPQHAQMQHQQQQHQQRQAPPSLQPMASLWGAPDQKERIMGDEAQHGGQQAQQAHLQQQQHYQHVAAQQGGQQPLSLEQIEAQLMGRQAQAQGQQQQQQQHGVPPQGHAPPQGHFPPGYGYQGFPPGYPPPQGHPMQYQQPWQFPPLPNHDLNMQMMMHYQQQQQQQQGQGQFQQPQFQGQSQGQPQVQVQQQQQQQQQPQAQTQGQPPAVASQPASQQQAAPPTAPLGPKEDKAIPTAPQGFQGPPHSGPYGYQPGPVHVSPNHTIPPMDENARLAKRNEMISKRKPHNNLMTGGDKDFVLRVQLQQMVTEDPYNEDFYYQVHSAINVRSNPNQPLDAFARTYLYQRGQRGRRARGNENGLQRLQQQVHKAVQFVKDHPKKDSIISQGALGKIHLGSNKGPRQALDLRKRDDTPDADNSTEAPTEGVSATPELRSATPVATTTTTTDAIRSITTSISKFNLQGGSYVSANDKRGILRAIENVYIVLLRLEAAERTQPEDDLSDEFQVWKGEKDALVTQLWRELQITAPIDQADGSLHPFIAMLSHAKCKKAIPRVFRHISAEQRLTILTMIMAHIGDLDVVKNGHYSGEESNLPAKSREAIEVFSQTVLPPLVQYISEAEYGVIVGLLELMMDRNDTAAVVKTKVGSAFVTVLISRAELINQEGSVSAEDEETWNRIFNRVFGIVQRNNLNSLFPPRNVDDSYVWQFLASIALAAKIDHQRVMVDDVRDKIFGTMNEAKALPPDLSQQKINNLNLFLNVMGLNATTSEIGELQG